One Glycine soja cultivar W05 chromosome 7, ASM419377v2, whole genome shotgun sequence genomic window, TGCAAGTAGAAAATGTTGCTGCCAATTCTGTTActcttgttagtcttgtgcATGTTGTGCCCACCTAGGATCTCTCAAGAAAGGAAGGAGTGCCCATGCTCATTTGATCTGGCATGGCTATGCATTTGATGCAGTTATTACATCAGCGTTGATTGATATGTATGCCAAGTGTGGTAAAATTCACTCTGCTGAGAAGTTATTCAATAATGGATTCCATTTAAAAGATGTTATACTCTGTAACTCTATGATTATGAGTTATGGAATATATGCTCACGGGCATTATGCTCTAGGTGTCTATGGTAGAAtgatagaggaaaggctcaaccCAAATCAAACTACATTTGTTTCACTGCTAACAGCTTGCAGTCACTCAGGCCTTGTTGAAGAAGGTAAGGCTTTGTTCCACTGCATGGAAAGGGATCATAACATTAAGCCTCAGGACAAACACTATGCTTGTCTTGTGGATCTTCTTAGTCGAGCCGGCCGCCTCGAGGAAGCAGATGCATTGGTGAAACAAATGCCCTTCCAACCCAGCACAGATGTGCTTGAAGCTTTGCTCAGTGGTTGCAGAACCCATAAGAATACTAACATGGGGATACAAATAGCAGATAGATTAATTTCCTTAGATTACTTGAACTCTGGAATTTATGTCATGTTATCAAATATATATGCTGAAGCAAGAAAATGGGAATCAGTGAACTACATACGAGGCCTCATGAGGATGCAGGGCATGAAGAAAATACCTGGTTATAGTTTGATTGAAGCAGGGAACAaggtatacacattttttgctAGTGATGATTCACATCCTAATTGGGCtgatatttatcaattattagagAATTTGAGGCTTGAGGTGGAGACAGAAGGTTACATTCCTGATACTAGTTGTGTTCTTCGTGATGTAAATGAGCCAATGAAGGTTAAGTTGCTCTGGGGACATAGTGAGAGACTAGCTATTGCATTCGGTCTTTTAAGCACACCTTATGGAAGCTTGATTAGGATCACCAAAAATCTTCGTGTGTGTGTTGACTGTCATAATGTTACCAAATACATATCAAAAATAGTTCAGAGGGAAATTATCGTTTCCATCACTTTGTTAATAGGAAATGCTCATGTAATGATTACTGGTAATGAGGACTTGCTGAGAACTATGATGCACAGATAAAATATGGATCCAATACGGCGATACTATTATTCTAAGAGTATATATATAGGATACAATACGCGAAAGATATTAGatacatatttaaatatgtaacaaaaatcataaaacataATACATAATTGTAACTCTGTAAAttcaaattaagaacatatttctTAGATattactaaaaacaaaataaaatatataaatcattaaCTTTATGAGTTATATGAATAAACCTAtcaatttcatttctttcttgaaATCATATATAAAGATAACAATTTCTATCATTGATTCATTAATTTCATTGTCTAATGTAAGTCGTATTGGATTttcatatgttatatatattttaccgATACATATCGAGAAGTATCTATCGGATACGGATACATAAAGTAAATTGAAACACCAGTAATTCATTGGCTGAAAATCTATTGGCAAGTGACAAGAGCTACCTTAATGAGGACATTAATGAACGTGACTAATGTCACAAGGTTGGTACGCATGTATCTTGTTTAGGAAATTCATGACATGAttacaaaagagaaatataCTATAGTTTTTTATCGTTAAACTTTACTAACCAGTCAATTGTGTTAGTGCGGTGCTGTTGCAATtcaattccttaaaaaaatgtcattattGTGGTTGACATCACTTTAAAAATTCCACACTGAAGGTAGTTGTGTAAACTGCAATGTAACTTGGGGGAGTTGGTGAACTTAAGAATTGCCTCAATAACTAAATCATGACAAGAACACACTACGAGTATATTACCTCGTATGAAATTTGTTAAACTGCTAAAGTCTCGTCTAATTGAATACTAtaaatttttcatgatttaaagCTTACCAACAAAGAAATTTGTTCTTGAAAAACATACGCTTGGTATGAAATtaggaaattaaagaaaacaaatgttGGTGCgatgtttaaaaatttaaactaaaaggAAAATGCTTGCACTTTAATTATGGGATATCGGTATAATTTATATCAGCCAGATGAAAACCCATGTGTTAAGAGATTACTACATTACTGATATCTTTATATCTACTGGATTAGATACTATTCCGGCTGGTAATGCATGATTGCCGCTCGCTCAAAAGAATTTTATGCATAACAGAAATCAAAAATGAATTATGCCGCTAAATCATTTTTACACTTATAAACACAAGGGGATCTTACATGCTTACACGTGCATCAACCCTTAAAGAGTTCTTTGCTAAATGTTTATGttatataaaagaattattGGTTTAAATTAATGCAAGATAATAGCacgataatataatttaaaaataaaaatgttcattttt contains:
- the LOC114419727 gene encoding pentatricopeptide repeat-containing protein At3g46790, chloroplastic-like, which codes for MYAKCGKIHSAEKLFNNGFHLKDVILCNSMIMSYGIYAHGHYALGVYGRMIEERLNPNQTTFVSLLTACSHSGLVEEGKALFHCMERDHNIKPQDKHYACLVDLLSRAGRLEEADALVKQMPFQPSTDVLEALLSGCRTHKNTNMGIQIADRLISLDYLNSGIYVMLSNIYAEARKWESVNYIRGLMRMQGMKKIPGYSLIEAGNKVYTFFASDDSHPNWADIYQLLENLRLEVETEGYIPDTSCVLRDVNEPMKVKLLWGHSERLAIAFGLLSTPYGSLIRITKNLRVCVDCHNVTKYISKIVQREIIVSITLLIGNAHVMITGNEDLLRTMMHR